One Caretta caretta isolate rCarCar2 chromosome 6, rCarCar1.hap1, whole genome shotgun sequence genomic region harbors:
- the LOC142072520 gene encoding uncharacterized protein LOC142072520, translating into MDIQSPGDQSLSRTPQFESDSPEEEEGNDEMNEEHHGVQPVPRDQGWRGQPHLTEGERLLMETNSRIVQLLENIKREHAQSMGLMSQSMGRMELQLGIVATSTRAIHNYLSEILAFLKQPRTQVLETRISQRATPHVELTSASTWTGEDAVAASTVYLPGDQGTSVSREPPQATVPRRSGRLQRAITERASLPMPTRQAKGGGKKK; encoded by the coding sequence ATGGACATACAGTCTCCTGGGGATCAGTCACTCAGTAGGACTCCTCAGTTTGAAAGTGACTctcctgaggaggaggaggggaatgaTGAAATGAATGAAGAGCACCATGGTGTTCAGCCTGTCCCTAGGGATCAGGGTTGGAGAGGGCAGCCCCACCTAACAGAGGGGGAAAGGCTGTTGATGGAAACCAACAGTAGGATTGTGCAGCTGCTGGAAAATATCAAGAGGGAGCATGCACAGTCCATGGGTCTCATGTCACAGTCCATGGGCCGCATGGAGCTGCAGCTAGGCATTGTGGCTACATCCACAAGAGCCATCCATAACTACCTGTCTGAGATTTTAGCTTTCCTCAAACAGCCAAGGACGCAGGTCCTTGAAACACGTATCTCCCAAAGAGCCACCCCCCATGTTGAGTTAACCAGTGCCTCAACGTGGACTGGTGAGGATGCAGTGGCAGCCTCCACTGTATACTTACCAGGGGATCAAGGAACAAGTGTCTCTCGAGAACCACCACAGGCCACTGTGCCTCGTCGCAGTGGCCGGCTGCAGAGAGCCATAACTGAGAGGGCCTCGTTGCCCATGCCTACACGCCAGGcaaaagggggagggaag